The Tepidibacter aestuarii genome contains a region encoding:
- the gcvPB gene encoding aminomethyl-transferring glycine dehydrogenase subunit GcvPB — MRNYDNLIFEISKPGRCGYKLPKNDVPHKDLSNIIPSEFLNKEELNLPEVSELDVIRHFTNLSNKNYGVDTGFYPLGSCTMKYNPKINEDVAGMQDLSRIHPYQPESTVQGSLEVIYELGEMLAEIAGMDMVTLQPSAGAHGELLGIMLIKAYHNSRNDFKRTKIIVPDSAHGTNPATAALAGYDIVEIKSNKDGSVCIDALKEVLSDEIAGLMLTNPSTLGLFESNIKEIADLVHDAGGQLYYDGANMNAIMGITRPGDMGFDVMHYNLHKTFSTPHGGGGPGSGPVGVKEHLAKFLPAPVVEKRDGKYILDYDRPESIGKIKGFYGNYGVMLRAYTYILAMGREGIKEVSETAVLNANYMMKKLKEHYHLPIDKVCKHEFVLGGIGDNLKVPTLDIAKRLLDYGYHPPTVYFPLIVNEAIMIEPTETESLETMDGFIETMIKIAKEAKEDPEMLKGAPYNTPIRRVDEARAARNLILKWNK; from the coding sequence ATGAGAAACTATGATAATTTAATATTTGAAATATCTAAACCTGGAAGATGTGGATATAAGCTTCCTAAGAATGATGTACCACACAAAGATTTATCAAATATAATTCCATCAGAGTTTTTAAATAAAGAAGAGCTAAATCTGCCAGAAGTAAGTGAATTAGATGTAATTAGACATTTTACTAATTTGTCTAATAAAAACTATGGTGTAGATACTGGTTTTTATCCATTGGGTTCTTGTACTATGAAGTATAATCCAAAGATAAATGAAGATGTAGCGGGGATGCAAGATTTAAGCAGAATTCATCCATACCAGCCTGAAAGTACAGTTCAAGGATCTCTTGAAGTTATATATGAACTAGGTGAAATGCTAGCTGAAATAGCAGGAATGGATATGGTAACCTTACAACCTTCAGCTGGAGCTCATGGAGAATTACTAGGTATTATGCTAATAAAGGCATACCATAATAGCAGAAATGATTTTAAGAGAACTAAAATAATAGTTCCTGATTCTGCTCACGGAACAAATCCAGCCACTGCAGCTTTAGCTGGTTATGATATAGTGGAAATTAAATCAAATAAAGATGGTTCGGTATGTATTGATGCTCTAAAGGAAGTTTTAAGTGATGAGATAGCGGGATTGATGTTAACAAATCCAAGTACTCTTGGATTATTTGAATCAAATATTAAAGAAATAGCAGATTTGGTTCATGATGCAGGAGGTCAATTATACTATGATGGAGCTAATATGAATGCCATCATGGGAATTACAAGACCGGGAGATATGGGATTTGATGTAATGCACTATAACTTACACAAGACATTCTCAACTCCTCATGGAGGAGGAGGTCCAGGTAGTGGTCCTGTAGGAGTTAAGGAACATTTAGCTAAATTTTTACCTGCTCCTGTAGTAGAAAAAAGGGATGGTAAATATATATTAGATTATGATAGACCAGAATCTATAGGAAAAATAAAAGGATTCTATGGTAATTATGGAGTTATGTTAAGGGCATATACTTATATATTAGCCATGGGTAGGGAAGGAATAAAAGAAGTTAGTGAGACGGCTGTATTAAATGCAAATTACATGATGAAGAAATTAAAAGAACACTATCATTTACCAATAGATAAAGTATGTAAGCATGAATTCGTATTAGGTGGTATAGGAGATAATCTAAAAGTACCAACACTTGATATAGCTAAAAGATTATTAGACTATGGATATCATCCACCAACTGTATATTTCCCACTCATAGTTAATGAAGCTATTATGATTGAGCCAACCGAAACAGAAAGCTTAGAAACTATGGATGGATTTATCGAAACTATGATAAAAATTGCAAAAGAAGCTAAAGAAGATCCTGAAATGTTAAAAGGAGCACCATATAATACACCTATAAGAAGAGTTGATGAGGCAAGAGCAGCAAGAAATTTAATTCTAAAGTGGAATAAATAA
- a CDS encoding formate--tetrahydrofolate ligase, translating to MKTDVQIAQEAKMLPILEVAKTLGITEDDIELYGKYKGKLSLDICKKLEEKEDGKLILVTAINPTAAGEGKTTINVGLSMGLNKIGKKAITTLREPSLGPCFGVKGGAAGGGYAQVVPMDDINLHFTGDIHAITTANNLMAALIDNHMHQGNKLNIDPKRITWRRAVDMNDRVLREITVALGAKGNGVTRVDGFDISVASEIMAILCLANGMDDLKDRLSKMIIGYTYSDEPVTAGQLDATGALALLLRDAIKPNLVQTLENTPAIIHGGPFANIAHGCNSVMATKTALKLADYVVTEAGFGADLGAEKFFNIKCRYAGLKPSAVVIVATVRALKNHGGVAKADLSNVNMKALADGFGNLEKQIENVKKFKVAAVVALNEFPTDTKEELEFVEQRCKELGVNVVLSQVWAKGGDGGAQMAKKVVELVEKEESNFKPLYSLDLSIKEKIENIAKEIYGADGVDFTSKASKEIEKYERIGLSKLPICMAKTQYSLSDDPKLLGRPKGFRITVSSIRASVGAGFLVALTGNVMTMPGLPKVPAANKMDILEDGEIVGLF from the coding sequence ATGAAGACTGATGTTCAAATAGCTCAAGAGGCAAAGATGTTACCTATATTGGAAGTTGCTAAAACATTGGGAATAACGGAAGATGATATAGAGCTATATGGTAAGTATAAAGGAAAATTGTCATTAGACATATGCAAAAAACTAGAAGAAAAAGAAGATGGAAAATTGATATTAGTTACAGCAATAAATCCGACAGCAGCAGGAGAAGGAAAGACTACCATTAATGTAGGTCTTAGTATGGGGCTGAATAAGATTGGCAAAAAGGCAATAACTACTTTAAGAGAACCTTCACTAGGACCATGCTTTGGTGTTAAGGGTGGAGCAGCAGGAGGAGGTTATGCACAAGTAGTTCCTATGGATGATATAAATCTTCATTTTACTGGAGATATACATGCAATAACTACAGCTAATAATCTTATGGCAGCTCTTATTGATAATCATATGCACCAAGGAAATAAATTAAATATAGATCCAAAGAGAATCACTTGGAGAAGAGCAGTAGATATGAATGATAGAGTTCTTAGAGAGATTACAGTAGCTCTTGGAGCAAAAGGAAATGGAGTTACTAGAGTAGATGGATTTGATATATCTGTTGCTTCTGAAATAATGGCTATATTGTGTCTTGCTAATGGAATGGATGATTTAAAAGATAGATTATCTAAGATGATTATAGGATATACGTACTCTGATGAACCTGTTACGGCAGGACAATTAGATGCTACAGGAGCATTGGCACTGCTTCTTAGAGATGCTATAAAGCCTAATTTAGTTCAAACATTAGAAAATACTCCAGCTATAATTCATGGAGGACCTTTTGCTAATATTGCACATGGGTGCAACTCTGTTATGGCAACTAAAACAGCCCTTAAGTTAGCTGATTATGTAGTAACTGAAGCTGGTTTTGGAGCAGATTTAGGGGCTGAAAAATTCTTCAATATTAAATGTAGATATGCAGGATTAAAACCAAGTGCAGTGGTGATAGTTGCTACAGTAAGAGCATTGAAGAATCATGGAGGAGTAGCTAAGGCAGATCTTTCAAATGTAAACATGAAGGCTTTAGCTGATGGATTTGGAAATTTAGAAAAACAAATAGAGAATGTAAAGAAATTTAAAGTAGCAGCTGTTGTAGCTTTAAATGAATTCCCTACAGATACTAAAGAAGAGTTGGAATTTGTTGAGCAAAGATGTAAAGAACTTGGGGTAAATGTAGTACTATCTCAGGTATGGGCAAAAGGTGGAGACGGTGGAGCACAAATGGCTAAAAAGGTTGTGGAGTTAGTAGAGAAGGAAGAATCTAACTTTAAACCACTATACAGCCTAGATTTATCTATAAAAGAAAAAATAGAAAATATAGCTAAAGAAATATATGGTGCAGATGGAGTAGATTTTACTTCTAAAGCTTCTAAAGAAATAGAAAAATATGAAAGAATAGGACTTTCAAAATTACCTATATGCATGGCTAAAACTCAATACTCTTTATCTGATGATCCCAAGTTATTAGGTAGACCAAAAGGGTTTAGAATAACAGTAAGTTCTATAAGAGCTTCTGTGGGAGCAGGATTCTTAGTAGCGCTAACAGGAAATGTGATGACTATGCCAGGTCTTCCTAAAGTGCCAGCTGCTAATAAAATGGATATTTTGGAAGATGGAGAAATAGTAGGATTATTCTAA
- the lipB gene encoding lipoyl(octanoyl) transferase LipB produces the protein MNILKLGKCEYEEALNIQFDLLKKRQNDEIEDTLIIVEHMPVITMGRRADKSNVLVSEEVLNKNGVKLFESNRGGDVTYHGFGQIVGYPIFKLKDSQMSIREFVMNMEEAFIELLKEEYGIHAHRDVENTGVWIGSNKIVAIGLAVKRGVTMHGFAFNVNTNLDHFNLIVPCGIQDKGVTSVKSITGKEEDLKEINDKVIKYFEEVFNKRIKNKNA, from the coding sequence ATGAACATACTAAAATTAGGTAAATGCGAATATGAAGAAGCTCTAAATATACAATTTGATTTGCTTAAAAAAAGACAAAATGATGAGATTGAAGATACCTTGATTATAGTTGAACATATGCCTGTTATAACTATGGGAAGAAGGGCTGATAAATCTAACGTATTAGTTTCTGAGGAAGTATTAAATAAAAATGGAGTAAAGCTATTTGAAAGTAACCGTGGTGGAGATGTGACTTATCATGGATTTGGTCAAATAGTTGGGTATCCTATATTTAAATTAAAAGATTCACAGATGAGTATAAGAGAATTTGTAATGAATATGGAAGAAGCTTTTATTGAGTTGTTAAAGGAAGAGTATGGAATACATGCTCATAGAGATGTTGAAAATACTGGAGTGTGGATAGGATCTAATAAAATAGTTGCCATAGGATTAGCTGTTAAAAGAGGGGTTACTATGCATGGATTTGCGTTTAATGTAAATACAAATCTAGATCATTTTAATCTTATAGTTCCGTGCGGTATACAAGATAAGGGTGTAACTTCCGTAAAAAGCATTACTGGAAAAGAAGAGGATTTAAAAGAAATAAATGATAAAGTAATAAAATATTTTGAAGAAGTTTTCAATAAAAGGATTAAAAATAAAAACGCTTAA
- the lipA gene encoding lipoyl synthase, giving the protein MTVKRKPEWLRIDLKTGRSLDYVNNILKEFSLNTVCQEAKCPNRMECFSKKTATFMILGSECSRGCKFCNVSHGELEKVDENEPENVAKATVELGLKHVVITSVTRDDLPDGGAEHFSKVINKIREKDSNIIIEVLIPDLQGNEIALKKIIDAKPHVINHNMETVSRLYENVRPQAIYERSLKVLENVKKIDPSIYTKSGIMVGLGEREDEVLDLLKDLREVGCDYLTIGQYLAPSKEHYPIEEYVHPDTFKKYKEEGLSMGFSFVASDPLVRSSYNAAEMLSHA; this is encoded by the coding sequence ATGACGGTTAAAAGAAAGCCAGAATGGCTTAGGATTGACTTGAAAACAGGAAGAAGCTTAGATTATGTAAATAATATCTTAAAGGAGTTTTCTTTAAATACTGTCTGCCAGGAAGCTAAGTGTCCTAATAGAATGGAGTGCTTTAGTAAAAAAACAGCTACCTTTATGATACTAGGAAGCGAATGCTCTAGGGGATGTAAATTTTGTAATGTATCACATGGTGAATTAGAGAAGGTAGATGAAAATGAACCAGAGAATGTGGCAAAGGCTACTGTAGAACTAGGACTAAAGCATGTGGTAATAACCTCTGTAACTAGAGATGATCTACCAGATGGTGGAGCAGAACATTTTAGTAAGGTAATTAACAAAATAAGGGAAAAAGATTCTAATATAATAATAGAAGTTTTAATACCTGATTTACAAGGAAATGAGATAGCATTAAAAAAAATAATAGATGCTAAACCTCACGTTATAAATCATAATATGGAGACCGTTTCTCGTTTATATGAAAATGTACGACCACAAGCTATATATGAAAGGTCTCTAAAAGTATTGGAGAATGTGAAAAAGATAGACCCTAGTATATATACAAAATCAGGTATTATGGTAGGTTTAGGCGAAAGAGAAGATGAGGTATTAGATCTTCTTAAAGATTTAAGGGAGGTAGGCTGTGATTACTTGACAATAGGTCAATACCTAGCTCCAAGTAAAGAACATTACCCTATCGAAGAATATGTTCACCCAGATACATTTAAGAAATATAAAGAAGAAGGGCTTAGTATGGGATTCTCGTTTGTAGCTTCAGATCCATTAGTAAGAAGTTCATATAATGCAGCAGAGATGTTATCCCATGCTTAA
- a CDS encoding MBL fold metallo-hydrolase: protein MSLKITTLIENNLGDNPLLCNEHGLSMYIEVDGVRILFDTGQSGDFIKNVEKLNINLNKLDYVILSHGHYDHSGGFKKLLEKVKSSFKLIVGNSFFDKKYKLIHGGEYKFNGNSFDKAYVKSHGTHIENVSSDVFNINDDIIVFSNFLRSNNFENLNPNFYIKHNDMYELDDFSDEIVLAIKTNRGLFVVLGCAHIGVVNILETISKRINMNIYGIVGGTHLVDADEIRLNKTIAYFKEKNIQLIGVSHCTGENAEKKLKEIFNNSFFNNNTGNSFEVI from the coding sequence ATGAGTTTAAAAATAACGACGCTTATTGAAAATAATTTAGGAGATAATCCTTTGTTATGTAATGAGCATGGACTATCTATGTATATTGAGGTTGATGGAGTACGTATTTTATTTGATACAGGACAAAGTGGGGATTTTATTAAAAATGTAGAAAAATTGAATATAAATTTAAATAAATTGGATTACGTTATTTTAAGTCATGGCCATTATGATCATAGTGGAGGATTTAAAAAACTTTTAGAAAAAGTAAAGTCATCATTTAAGCTAATAGTAGGAAATAGTTTTTTTGATAAAAAATATAAATTAATACATGGAGGAGAATATAAATTTAACGGAAATTCATTTGATAAAGCATACGTAAAGTCCCATGGAACTCATATAGAGAATGTATCATCAGATGTATTTAATATAAATGATGATATAATAGTGTTTTCGAATTTTTTAAGAAGTAATAATTTCGAGAATTTAAATCCAAATTTTTATATTAAACATAATGATATGTATGAACTAGATGATTTTTCAGATGAAATTGTATTAGCAATAAAAACAAATAGGGGGTTATTTGTTGTTTTAGGATGCGCTCATATAGGTGTAGTGAATATTTTGGAAACAATAAGTAAGAGAATAAATATGAATATTTATGGAATTGTTGGGGGAACTCATTTAGTTGATGCAGATGAGATTAGATTAAATAAGACAATTGCATATTTTAAGGAAAAGAATATTCAATTAATAGGTGTGTCTCATTGTACAGGAGAAAATGCAGAAAAAAAGCTTAAGGAAATATTTAATAATAGCTTTTTTAACAACAATACAGGTAATTCATTTGAAGTTATATGA
- a CDS encoding amidohydrolase family protein, with product MDLIKLPKIELQCHLDGSVRAEIIGHGVYIKDCEDAYSIVKNKKVILEICPTSNVQTKAVDSFANHPIYGFHKDGIKVTINSDNRAVSDTTLSNEYSIVLNELDITYYEYKQLYYNSVDASFADSQTKTTLRKYIK from the coding sequence ATGGACTTAATAAAATTACCTAAAATTGAGCTGCAGTGTCATTTAGATGGAAGTGTTAGAGCTGAAATAATTGGTCATGGAGTTTATATAAAAGATTGTGAAGATGCATATAGTATTGTAAAGAATAAAAAAGTTATACTTGAGATTTGTCCGACAAGTAATGTTCAAACTAAAGCAGTTGATTCATTTGCAAATCATCCGATTTATGGTTTTCATAAAGATGGAATCAAAGTAACGATTAATAGTGATAATAGAGCTGTATCAGATACAACTTTAAGTAATGAATATAGTATAGTTTTAAATGAATTAGATATAACTTATTATGAATATAAACAGCTTTATTATAACAGTGTTGATGCATCTTTTGCTGACTCACAAACAAAGACAACTTTGAGAAAATACATCAAGTAA
- a CDS encoding PFL family protein — protein sequence MTNFKNIMETINMIKNENLDIRTITMGISLLDCCDSDGEKSREKIYNKIVKYAKSLVKVGEEIETEYGIPIINKRISVTPISLIAQSSNDKDYVEFAKILDKAAETVGVDCIGGFSALVHKGYSKGDKILIDSIPEALAVTKRVFSSVNVGCSKSGINMDAVKDMGTIIKKTAFLTKENDSIGCAKLVVFANAVEDNPFMAGAFHGVGEAECVISVGISGPGVVKSSLENVKGESFDIVAETIKKTAFKITRVGQLVANEASARLGVPFGIVDLSLAPTPAIGDSVGRILEEIGLESCGCHGTTAALALLNDAVKKGGVMASSHVGGLSGAFIPVSEDEGMINAVEVGSLNIEKLEAMTCVCSVGLDMIAIPGDTPDTTISAIIADEAAIGVINNKTTGVRIIPVYGKTLGDKAEFGGLLGRAPIMAVNKFSSTDFVNRGGRIPAPIHSFKN from the coding sequence ATGACTAACTTCAAAAATATAATGGAAACAATAAATATGATTAAAAATGAAAATCTTGACATAAGAACAATCACAATGGGAATATCTCTTTTAGATTGTTGTGATAGCGATGGAGAAAAATCAAGAGAAAAAATTTACAATAAAATTGTAAAATATGCTAAAAGTTTAGTAAAAGTAGGAGAAGAAATTGAAACTGAATATGGAATCCCTATTATAAATAAGAGAATATCTGTAACTCCTATCTCTCTTATTGCTCAGTCTAGTAATGATAAAGATTATGTAGAATTTGCAAAAATACTAGATAAAGCAGCTGAAACTGTAGGCGTTGACTGTATTGGAGGATTTTCAGCTCTTGTACATAAAGGTTATTCAAAAGGAGACAAAATACTTATAGATTCAATTCCCGAAGCTTTGGCTGTTACTAAAAGAGTTTTTTCTTCTGTAAACGTTGGATGCTCAAAGTCAGGGATTAATATGGATGCTGTTAAGGATATGGGCACTATAATTAAAAAAACAGCTTTTCTTACAAAAGAAAACGACAGTATAGGATGTGCAAAGCTTGTGGTATTTGCCAACGCAGTTGAGGACAATCCGTTTATGGCAGGAGCATTCCATGGAGTAGGAGAAGCAGAATGTGTGATAAGCGTTGGAATAAGTGGTCCTGGAGTTGTAAAATCTTCTCTTGAAAATGTAAAAGGAGAAAGTTTTGATATTGTTGCAGAAACAATAAAGAAAACTGCATTTAAAATAACAAGAGTTGGTCAACTTGTAGCCAATGAAGCTTCCGCAAGACTTGGTGTTCCATTTGGAATTGTAGATTTATCACTAGCTCCAACTCCTGCTATTGGAGACAGTGTAGGAAGAATTTTGGAAGAAATAGGGCTTGAAAGTTGTGGTTGCCATGGAACTACTGCTGCTTTAGCTCTTTTAAATGATGCGGTAAAAAAAGGTGGCGTTATGGCATCTTCTCATGTAGGAGGACTTAGTGGAGCATTTATTCCCGTAAGTGAAGACGAAGGCATGATTAATGCAGTAGAAGTAGGTTCGTTAAACATAGAAAAGTTAGAAGCTATGACATGTGTGTGTTCTGTAGGGCTTGATATGATAGCTATACCTGGTGATACACCTGATACAACTATATCTGCAATCATTGCAGATGAAGCAGCTATTGGAGTTATAAACAACAAAACCACTGGCGTAAGAATAATTCCTGTGTACGGAAAAACTCTTGGGGATAAGGCTGAATTTGGAGGTCTGCTTGGAAGAGCGCCAATAATGGCTGTAAACAAATTTTCAAGTACTGATTTTGTCAACAGAGGGGGAAGAATTCCAGCACCTATTCATAGCTTTAAAAATTAA
- a CDS encoding ACT domain-containing protein: MKAFVSVIGKDKIGIIHRVTSVLSENGVNILDINQTLLHDYFTMIMFVDLEKMQIDFNELKNKLEDAGNKIDVSIKIQHEDIFNSMHKI, encoded by the coding sequence ATGAAAGCATTTGTATCTGTAATTGGGAAAGACAAAATAGGGATTATTCATAGGGTAACTTCTGTACTCTCAGAAAATGGTGTTAATATCTTGGATATAAACCAAACACTTTTGCATGATTATTTCACAATGATAATGTTTGTAGATTTAGAAAAAATGCAAATAGATTTTAACGAATTAAAAAATAAACTTGAAGATGCTGGTAATAAAATAGATGTTTCTATTAAAATTCAACATGAAGATATATTTAATTCAATGCACAAAATTTAA
- a CDS encoding MarR family winged helix-turn-helix transcriptional regulator — MLILVETSTIVSEVKFIIKLHSHILREVGTLSRTIHAISDMKFKKLNLQKGQFIFLTRICENPGISLMQLSILLKVDKTTTTKVIQKLMNEGYINKEKDEVDKRIYRLFPTEKVLNIYNSVIEEENRNIEICFKGFTDEEKSVVYELIKKMKENIEANWHELKNYKE; from the coding sequence ATGCTAATATTGGTTGAAACTTCAACTATAGTTTCGGAGGTGAAATTTATTATTAAGTTACATAGTCATATTTTAAGAGAAGTAGGAACATTATCTAGAACTATACATGCTATAAGTGATATGAAATTTAAAAAACTTAATTTACAAAAAGGTCAGTTTATATTTCTAACTCGTATATGTGAGAATCCAGGTATTAGTCTTATGCAGTTGTCGATATTATTAAAGGTAGATAAAACAACAACGACTAAAGTTATTCAAAAGCTAATGAATGAAGGATATATAAATAAAGAAAAAGATGAGGTTGACAAAAGAATATATAGGCTATTTCCTACTGAAAAGGTTTTAAATATATATAATTCTGTTATTGAAGAGGAAAATAGAAATATAGAGATTTGCTTTAAAGGTTTTACAGACGAAGAAAAATCTGTAGTATATGAATTGATAAAGAAAATGAAAGAAAATATAGAAGCTAATTGGCACGAACTAAAAAATTATAAGGAGTGA
- a CDS encoding GNAT family N-acetyltransferase yields MIRKAVLGDLNNIMEIIKETIEEMHSYNNYQWDENYPQSKDFANDIEKGDLYVDDINGQVAGFICVNYVEPDEYNGLDWSFDEKAMVIHRMAVNFNCRNKGIGISLMKFAEELAVANGVKYLKTDTYSLNTKMNSLFKKLDFKLIGEMSFLGKEKPFYCYDKLLSRSI; encoded by the coding sequence ATGATAAGAAAAGCAGTATTAGGTGATTTAAACAATATTATGGAAATTATAAAAGAAACTATAGAAGAAATGCATTCTTATAATAATTATCAATGGGATGAAAACTATCCTCAATCTAAAGATTTTGCCAATGATATTGAAAAAGGGGATTTATATGTTGATGATATAAATGGACAAGTTGCTGGATTTATATGCGTTAATTATGTAGAACCAGATGAATATAACGGATTAGATTGGTCATTTGATGAAAAAGCGATGGTAATACATAGAATGGCAGTTAATTTTAATTGTAGAAACAAAGGAATTGGTATAAGTTTAATGAAATTTGCTGAAGAATTAGCAGTAGCTAATGGAGTAAAATACCTAAAGACAGATACTTATTCACTAAATACAAAAATGAATAGTTTATTTAAAAAGCTTGACTTTAAATTAATTGGAGAAATGAGTTTTTTAGGAAAAGAAAAACCTTTTTATTGTTATGATAAATTATTAAGTAGATCTATATAG
- a CDS encoding exonuclease domain-containing protein, with amino-acid sequence MDFVSIDFETANEKRNSACSLGIAVVKDNKIVEVKYWLIKPYEMRFAPMNIWIHGIVEEDVENERNMNELWHDIKPYLENNFVIAHNASFDMSVLRNTLDNYGISYPGFNYSCTMVMSKNYYTDLENYKLNTIARHLDIKFKHHHAGEDAAAAANILINICEELNVDTVDELSSKLNLRIGRMYEGGYSSAGSLISSRRKRITNRSTGEITINQKREDINKEHPFFNKTIVFTGPLDSLSRAEAMKNVINVGGIVGSSVTRKTNYLVAGVCNIEKLSFDKKSNKLRKAELFIEKGQDIHIISESKFFDMI; translated from the coding sequence ATGGATTTTGTATCAATAGATTTTGAAACAGCAAATGAAAAGAGAAATAGTGCATGTTCTTTAGGCATTGCTGTTGTGAAAGATAATAAAATTGTAGAAGTAAAATATTGGCTTATAAAGCCATATGAAATGCGTTTTGCACCTATGAATATATGGATTCATGGTATTGTTGAAGAAGATGTTGAGAATGAAAGAAATATGAATGAGTTGTGGCATGATATAAAGCCGTATCTTGAAAATAATTTTGTAATTGCACATAATGCATCATTTGATATGAGTGTGCTAAGAAATACATTGGATAACTATGGAATTTCTTATCCTGGGTTTAATTATTCTTGTACAATGGTGATGTCAAAAAATTATTATACAGATTTAGAAAACTATAAGCTTAATACCATTGCTAGGCACCTAGATATAAAATTTAAACACCATCATGCAGGTGAGGATGCTGCAGCAGCAGCTAATATATTGATTAATATTTGTGAAGAGCTTAATGTAGATACCGTAGATGAGTTAAGTAGTAAGTTAAACTTAAGAATTGGGAGAATGTATGAAGGTGGATATAGTTCAGCAGGTTCATTAATAAGTTCAAGAAGAAAAAGGATAACCAATAGAAGCACAGGAGAAATAACAATAAATCAAAAAAGAGAAGATATTAATAAAGAACATCCATTTTTCAACAAAACTATTGTATTCACTGGTCCTTTAGATTCACTCTCTAGAGCAGAGGCTATGAAGAATGTTATTAATGTTGGTGGAATCGTAGGAAGTAGTGTAACAAGAAAGACAAATTATCTTGTAGCAGGAGTTTGTAATATTGAAAAGCTATCTTTTGATAAGAAGAGTAATAAATTGAGAAAGGCAGAGCTGTTTATAGAAAAGGGACAAGATATACATATAATATCAGAATCTAAATTCTTTGATATGATTTAA